Within Staphylococcus sp. NRL 16/872, the genomic segment CAAACATCTCAAGAAGCGATTCAAAATGCTCAAAAAGAGCAATCTGAATACACTAAAAATGAGTTAGTTAAAGAGATTAACGATAATAACCAACAAGCGATAAAAAATACAGCTTCAATGAGTAGACCCTCAACAGAGAAAAAAGGTTTCTTAGCAAGATTATTTAATATTTAATTAATATATCATTCAAATTCAAACCGTAGTCTTTATCGACTATGGTTTTTCTTTTTGAGAAAATAAAATTTTTAATATTTAAGCTCATTTAAAACTACATTTTTAATAAATATAATTTCAATTTTTATTATAAGCTATTGAAATAATATTAAAACAATACTATCCTTATTAAGTAAATCGGAATTAAAATTCATCAAAGGAGATTCACTTTATGGGGACATTTTTTACAGTTATTAATATTGTTATAATGGTTGCCTTTCTTATTGGCTTATTTATTATGGCGAAAAAACATGTTTCCTTCCCTAAACGTGTATTTACTGCTTTAGGTGTAGGAATTGTGTTTGGTATTGTTTTACATTTAATCTATGGCGTTAACTCAAAAGTACTTGAAACAACAACGGATTGGTTCAGTATTGTGGGTGATGGTTATGTTGCTTTATTACAAATGATTGTTATGCCTTTAATATTTATTTCAATCGTTTCTGCATTTAGTAAGATACAAATTGGTGATAAATTCGCTAAAATTGGTTCTTATATCTTTATGTTTTTAATTGGTACTGTAGCGATTGCAGCTATAATTGGAATCTTTTATGCCATTGTATTCGGCTTAGATGCATCAAGTATTGATTTAGGTAGTGCCGAACATGCACGTGGGACTGAAATTAGCGACAAAGCTAAAGATATAACAGCTAATACTTTACCTCAACAAATACTTGAATTATTACCAAGTAATCCATTCTTAGATTTCACTGGTCAACGAACTACTTCTACAATTGCAGTAGTAATATTTGCGATATTCGTCGGCTTTGCATATTTACGAGTAGCACGTAAACAACCAGACAATGGAAGTTTATTAAAACGTGGTATTGATGCTATTTATTCATTAGTAATGTCAATCGTTACTTTTGTACTACGCTTAACACCGTATGGTATCTTAGCAATTATGGCTTCAACTATTGCTACAAGTGATTTTGCAGCTATTTGGACATTAGGTAAATTCATGGTGGCATCATATGCTGCTTTAATAACAATGTATATTATTCATTTAATTATCTTAACAATTATGGGACTCAATCCAGTTCGCTATGTTAAAAAAACATTGGAAGTGCTTATCTTCTCTTTCACTTCACGATCAAGCGCTGGAGCCTTACCACTTAATATTCAAACACAAACACAACGTTTAGGCGTACCAGAAGGCATAGCTAACTTCTCTGCTTCATTTGGTTTATCTATTGGCCAAAATGGTTGTGCGGGAATTTATCCAGCTATGTTAGCCATCATGGTAGCACCAGTAGCTCACGTTGATATTGATTTACCATTTATTTTGACACTTATTGGTGTTGTCGTAATTAGTTCATTTGGTGTTGCTGGTGTTGGTGGCGGTGCAACATTTGCATCTATTTTAGTACTATCAACACTTAACCTTCCTGTCGCTTTAGCAGGTGTACTTATTTCAATTGAACCAATTATTGATATGGGACGTACTGCTTTAAACGTTAATGATTCAATGTTAGCAGGTGCTGGTACAGCTAAGTTAACTGGTAACCTTGATAAAGAGAAGTTCAATTCAAATCATTACGGAGATTTATCTACACAATAAATAATTGATAGATATAAAAAGCGTAGCCAAGAGGAATTAGGACATAAAGTATTAACGCTTTTGTCCAGGCCTCTTTTAGCTACGCTTCTTTTTTTATAATAGCTTTATCGTTTCATT encodes:
- a CDS encoding L-cystine transporter gives rise to the protein MGTFFTVINIVIMVAFLIGLFIMAKKHVSFPKRVFTALGVGIVFGIVLHLIYGVNSKVLETTTDWFSIVGDGYVALLQMIVMPLIFISIVSAFSKIQIGDKFAKIGSYIFMFLIGTVAIAAIIGIFYAIVFGLDASSIDLGSAEHARGTEISDKAKDITANTLPQQILELLPSNPFLDFTGQRTTSTIAVVIFAIFVGFAYLRVARKQPDNGSLLKRGIDAIYSLVMSIVTFVLRLTPYGILAIMASTIATSDFAAIWTLGKFMVASYAALITMYIIHLIILTIMGLNPVRYVKKTLEVLIFSFTSRSSAGALPLNIQTQTQRLGVPEGIANFSASFGLSIGQNGCAGIYPAMLAIMVAPVAHVDIDLPFILTLIGVVVISSFGVAGVGGGATFASILVLSTLNLPVALAGVLISIEPIIDMGRTALNVNDSMLAGAGTAKLTGNLDKEKFNSNHYGDLSTQ